TTCAAAATGGCAATTGCTGTAGCACCGGTTACCAACTGGCGTTTTTACGATTCGGTTTATACCGAGCGCTATATGCAGACACCACAGGAAAACGCATCAGGCTACGATGACAATTCGCCTATTAACCACGTGAAAAACCTGAAAGGCTCTTACCTTCTTGTACATGGATCTGCCGATGACAATGTACACGTACAGAATACCATGCTGATGGTGGAAGCGCTGGTACAGGCCAATAAGCAATTTGACTGGGCGATATATCCTGATAAGAACCACGGTATCTACGGTGGGGCTACAAGGCTGCAGCTGTATACGAAAATGACGAACTTCATTAAAGAGAAACTATAACTAAACAACGCTAAATTTTATGGATAAGACAACAACTCAAAAAGGCCACCCTACGGGACTTTGGTATTTATTCGGCACTGAAATGTGGGAGCGATTTGGATATTACCTGATGCTGGGTATCTTCTCGCTGTACATGATAGATGGCTGGAATAATGGGGGTATGGGATTTGATGCAGGTAAAAAATCAGATATTTACGGCACCTATCTCGGCCTTGTTTATCTTACCCCGTTTATTGGCGGCCTGCTTGCAGACAGGGTGTTGGGTTACAGGAGATCTATTATATTGGGAGGGCTGATGATGGCGTTGGGATATTTCCTGCTATCAATCCATGACATTACGAGTTTTTACGCCGGTTTATTCTTTATCATCCTGGGTAATGGCTTTTTCAAACCGAATATTTCTACGCTTGTAGGTAACCTGTACAGCACAGAAGAACTTAAGCACAAAAAAGATTCGGGTTACAATATCTTTTATATGGGAATCAACGTAGGGGCATTCATCTGCAACTTCGTGGCGGCTTACATGAGGCTTAACTTCGGCTGGAACTTTGCGTTTATCGCGGCGGGTGTCGGTATGCTTATCGGCGTTATTATTTTCCTTAGCGGCACGAAACACATCAGGCATGTAGATGTGATCAAACCGTTGCAGGCGGGAGATATGCCTACCACAAAAATATTAGGTTCTACTATATTGCCAATGTTTGTGTTTGGTATTCTTGGATATCTTATTCCTGATAATATCTTAGGCTCAGATACCAATGATGCATTCATTTTTGGTTGTGTACCGGTAATATTGTTCTTTATTTACCTTTGGTTCAAATCATCAGGCCTTGAAAAAAGGGCAATTGCGGCACTGCTTGCAGTATTTGCGTGCGTAATATTGTTCTTCGCGATATTCCACCAGAACGGCGATGCACTTACAGTATGGGCAGAAGATTATACCGACAGGGAAATGCCGGAATCTGTAGCTACAGTTGCCGATAAAGTGGATATGGCACAAACGGTAGAGAACAACGCTATTGTACAGCTTGACGATGCTGCCTTCAAAGCAAAAATGGAGCAATTGACAGCAGAAGAAAAAGCTATGCCTGAAGTAACCAAAGAGGAAATTGCAGCTAAAAAAGAAAAATCCAAGATCATAGCCGGATATGAATCATCGCGCAAATATTTCCAAAATCTTGGCGCGGATAAAGTTCCGGCGCAGGGAAGCAACCTTAAATTATATTCTACTGAGCTTTATCAATCGATTAACCCTATGTGGGTAATTGTGCTTACGCCAATATTAGTGGGTGTTTGGGGCTTTCTTCGTAAGAGAAAGAAAGAGCCAAGCACGCCTACAAAGATCGCATTAGGACTACTGATCACGGCGCTTTCGGCTTTGGTTATGGTGGGTGCGGTATATGCAACCAACGGACTTAGCATGAAGGCCAGCAGCTGGTGGCTTATCGCTTCATATGGTGTGATAACGCTGGGTGAGCTTTGCCTTTCGCCAATGGGCCTTTCGCTGGTGTCGAAACTGAGCCCGCCAAGGATCACGGCATTGATGATGGGCGGTTTCTTCCTCGCCATATCGGTAGGGAATAAGCTTGCCGGTATGCTTTCGAGCCTTTGGGAAAAAATACCGGAAAAGCAAAACTATTTCTACCTGAACTTTGGGCTTGTGCTTGGCGCAGCAATAATGTTATTCCTGATGCTGAAATGGCTAAATGGGGTAATGAGGGAGAATAACGTAAATTAATTTAGTATTATAAATGGAGATATCTAACCATAAGATAGAACTGGAAAAGATCCAGGATTTTAAAGGCAAATACCCGAAACAGCTTTGGTACCTTTTCCTGGTAGAAATGTGGGAGCGCTTCACGTTTTATGGGATGCGTGCGCTTTTAGGGCTTTACATTTCGCACCTTATCCTCACGGCCGATTATAAACCGCTGGAGCCTGCCGAACTGGAAGCTAAGAAAATTGAATTCCAAAAGCAGAACCATGAAGAACTCACGAAGGATCATCCGAGGTATTATATAGAAACCTCACAGCTCAAGTATAAAGATGCCGCGGAAAGCCGGTCAAACAAGCAATACGGACTAATACAGGCCTTTATATATGCAATGGCATTCGTGGGCGGTATGTTTGCAGATAAGATATTCGGTTTCCGTAAATCGGTTTTCTGGGGTGGTATCCTTATGGCTATTGGTACATTTACCATGGCATTACCGGGTGCGTTCCCATTCTATCTCGGGGTCAGTATCCTCATTGTGGGCAACGGATTTTTTAAGCCAAATATCTCTACTATGGTCGGGGCATTATACCGTCCAGGCGACCCAAGGAGGGATGCGGGCTTCTCACTCTTCTATTCCGGAATTAATATCGGTGCGTTGCTTAGCGGCCTTACCATCGCGTATATCGGTACATCGGTTAGCTGGTCATTAGGCTTTGCACTTGCAGGCGTATGCATGCTTTGTGGACTGGCGCTGTTTATGTTCACCCAAAAAACACTGGGGCCCATCGGGCTTCCGCCAGTGCCTGAAAAGCTAAAGGAAAAAAAGGCAGGCATAAGCAGGAACATGTGGGTGTACATCCTTTCTATAGTGTTCATGCCATTTTTCTTTGTACTTGTTTATTTTCCATTCGACATAGATTTCACCTTCCTTTTCGGACAGGATACCAATGATGCCGGAGAGTTAGTACCCTATATGGTGCAGTTCAGTGACCTGTTCATGATCTCTATTGCGGTCATTATTTTTGGGTTCCTGGTTTACACAATGTTCAATGTTGCCAAAGAAGAGAAAAGCAAGATGTTTGTGGCCGTAGTGCTTATATTGTTCTCTGTATTGTTCTGGTCGTTCTTCGAGCAGGGCGGTGGGTCGCTTAACTTCTTCGCCATAGGCAATGTAGACAGTCACGGACTCAACATGACGCAGGTGAACAACTCAGTAAATGCGCTATGGGTAGTGCTTGCCGCGCCGCTTGTGGGTATGCTTTGGATCGCCCTTAATAAAAGGAAAGCAGAGCCGAATACTGTTGTGAAATTCGGGCTTGGGTTTGTGTTCCTGGGGTTAGGGTTCCTTGTGTTCTATTTCAGTAAGTTCATGGCGAATGATGGCGGTTACACCCCGCTTTGGACATTCGTATTCGCGTACCTGGTGATTACTATAGGAGAGCTTTGCCTTTCGCCCATCGGCCTTTCGATGGTAACGAAGCTTACGCCCAACAGGCTGCATGGCGTAATGATGGGTACATGGTTCCTTGCCAGTGCTTACGGGCAGTATGGTGCAGGGCTTATCGGGTCGGCGCTTGCAAAAGTAGATACTTCGATCAAAAACCCGACTAACCTTGACAAGCTGGAGCAATATACCAACGGTTACCAAAGCATCGCTTATATAGCCATTGGCGCGGGTATCGTGTTGTTGCTGATATCGCCGATCCTTAAAAAGCAGATGAAGGGTGCGGGATAATTTTCGGCACTATTTTTGTCTTACAAATAAAAACGAAATATAAAATGAAAAAAATACTTTTAGCATTGTTTATAGGGCTTGGCACTTTGGCTGTACAGGCACAGGAAATAAAATGGATGAGCATGGACGAAGCGCTTGCTGCCCAGAAGAAAAAAGCGAAACCCATCTTCATGGACGTATATACCGATTGGTGCGGCCCGTGCAAAATGCTCGACAAGAATACCTTTCACGACCCTGCTGTAGTGAAATATATTTCTGAAAATTATTATGCCGTAAAATTCAATGCAGAAGGCCAATCCGATATTACGTATAAAGGTAAAAAATACAGCAACCCCGGCTTTGTAGAAGGCCGTAGCGGCAGGAACGCTGTTCACGAATTTGCCGCATTCCTGCAGGTTCGCGCTTATCCTTCAATGATCGTATTCGATGCTAAAGGCGAAGTAAAGGCCCCGATAGTAGGGTATTACCAGCCGGAACAATTGCTGGAAGCGCTAAAAAAATAAGTTAATTATTTAATTCCGTAAGATCCCTTTTCTGCCGTGGCATGGAAAGGGATCTTTTGTTTTTGGCAGGTTGCTTTCCAGCGTGCCACATAGGTTTTGTAGTTGGTGGCGTCGGCAACCACTTGTTTGGGATGCAGTTCGGCCAGCAATCTTTCAAAGTTCACTTTAGGCGAATGGATAAGCAAGAGAACGTCCGGCTTCATTGCAGGGCTATAGGCTGCCGTGCTGTCTATTATCAGGACCTTGCTTCCCTTATGCCATAAAACATTCTGTATGGGCTTTAGGATAACTTCTGAGGCAAAATTCCCTTTCCGGTAGGATCTTATGTTGAAGTTCTTTAAGGCAAGGCTGTCTTCACTCAGTATCATTATGCGACTGCTTATTCTTTCGGCAAGGAGCGTGCTTTTCCGGTTATTGAAGACGATAAGCTCATCGTGGCTTTTGCTGTCCCACACCGTTATGGTATAAATGGACTGAAAAACAAGCACTGATACAAGCAGGGCTGCCGTGCGCCGGTAGGTCTTTTTATAAAGCCACAACACCATCAGGATAATAACGGCGTAAAGCGAAACATTTAGCAATAGTGTGAAAGGGATGTCTTTTAAAACCAAACTGTCAAATGAAGCGATCCAGGCTATAAAGCTGTTCATTGCCACAATAAGCCATTCCAATACAGATCCCACTATGATCGCCACAGGCGGCGCTATAAAATTCAGGAGCAGTACAATGAGGCCTGTCACCAGTACTACATTCGATAACGGGATCACTACAAGGTTGGCCAAAAGGAATAGCAGCGGGAACTGGTGGAAATAATACAGGCTGAGTGGCAATACGCCTATCTGGGCGGCAAGTGAGATGAGTACTGTGTCTATGGCATAGTTGATTATGAGGTATCCCGACCTTCCAGTTTTTTTGTAAATCGGCTGCAACCATACAATTGAAAACATGGCGACATAACTTAACTGGAATCCGACATCGAACAAGAACATTGGCTTTGCCAGAAGCAACACCAACATAGAGACTGCAATGGAGTTGTAAATGTTGGCATTGCGGGTATGATACTGGCCAATCATGATGAAGCTGAACATCACTACAGAACGCACCACCGATGCCGATAAACCCGTGATAAAGGCAAATCCCCACAACAGCGCCAGTATGACTATGAGCTGTAGCAGTTCGCCTTTTCGCCGTAAGCGGTTCAGGGGTTTGAATAGCGTGGTGAGAATTAAGAACAGCATCGAAAAATGAAGCCCCGAGATAGCGAGTATATGCAGCACGCCTGCATTGGTATAATTATCGGAAGTCTCCTGATCCATATCCTGCCTCTGGCCCAAGAGCAACGCATTGATGACATTGCGGGTTTCAGCGCTGTAATTATGGATATCAAAGCTATGGATGAGCGTTTCCCTCAGTTGGCCTACATAAGCATCAAAACTATCAATTTGCCCTGCCTTCACAAAATTATCCTTCAGGCGCACCTGGTGGAAAACACCCTGCTTTGCCATATAAGCGGCATAATCGAACTGGCCGGGGTTCATTGCGGCAGGTATGGGCTGGAGTTCGTCGGCAATGATAAAAGCATCGCCTGCGTGGAGCAGCCTGCCTAAACTGTCTTTCGGAACGGTAACAAGAAGTTTGCCTGTGGCTGGTTTCCCATTGGCCGACAGCACATCAAAATAATATTTTTCAGAGTATGCGTTGGGTTTCAGCCGTTCGGAAACCACGGTTTTCAGTACGGGTATATCATTAGTGAGTGAGTTCGTGTAATGCAGCTTTTGGTTTGGTGGATAGTGCAGCATTTGAACAAGCATACCCATTACAAAGGCAAACAGCCATGACGTTATCCCGAAATACGGTTTTTGGATGAGGTCTTTTTTTGCAAGGAAATAGGAGGTAAGCAGGAGTGCAAATACACTTCCCAAAAGTGCGTAAAGAAATCCGGGAGCAGGGGAAAGGTAATACCCTGCCAGTATGCCCAGCGCGAGGAAGAATGTAATGGCAATAACGGGATATTTCAATACCTTCATACGTCGGGGATTGAAACAAACATACGGAAAAATCTTATTTGTGAATGAAGTAAATAAGAATCAGGGGTGAAATTTTTACCATAAGGAACACTAAGGATTGGCACTAAGTACACAACGCCGTAATAATATACTTAACTGTAAAGCCCGCATGAATTGTAGTAAAAACGTGATGAAAAAAGGTTTATTCTTCTTCGATAACCCTGTTTGCCTGTACAAAAGTACGTGCGTTATAAGGCTCATTCATAGAGGATACCATAACACCTGAGCTGGTAGAAGAGTGGATAAACAGTACTTCGCCTTCTTCGGTTACCTCACTAACGATGCCAACGTGGTTGATGCCCCTTCTGTTGTGGCTGTTCTTGAAAAGAAGCAGGTCGCCCCTTTTTACTTCAGAAAGTTGTACTACCCTGCCTGCACCTGCCATGCCGGCGGAGCTGCGCGGTAATGTAATGCCGAATATCTGGAAAGTAGCGTAAACCATGCCTGAACAGTCCATTCCGGCTTTTGTGGTGCCGCCTGCCCTGTAACGAACGCCGATAAAATCTGCTGCATTGTTTACTATCTGAACCGCAAGGTAGCTTTCGGAAGGTTCCGGTGTAAAATCCGGGTCAGTAGCCTCGTCGATAATTACCGTACCGTTTTTGATGGGGTTGGTCCTGGTACGCTCGATTTCAGATTTTCTTGGGCCTCCCTTGCTTATATCTTTTTTCTGAACCGGCTCATACGCAACAACATCCCTGTCGTTGAGTGAAGCCACTTCCTTCATAACCGCTGCTTTGTCTATAGCAGGTGCCGGTTTTGAAGCCTGTTTTTCAGTGTAAGAATAAATACCCTTTTTTTGGGCTTCTTTTTTAGAAGTTACGATCTGTGCCGAAGCGGTAAAAGATGCTATCAGGAACAGTACCAGGGTTAGGGGGCGGAGGTTTTTCAAATCTTTAATCTTATAATTCTACATCGGTTTGAAGCAAATATAGGGAAATAATTTTAAAGAAATTTTAAGAGACTATGTTAAATGTTTGATTATGAGGCTTGCTGTTTTTTCACTGGCGCCGATTCCGCCCAGCCTTTCCTCCAGTAAATCGTACTGTTTCAGGAGATTCCGTCTGTATTCGGGTGTTAATAACTTTTGGAGTTCTTCTCTTATGTTTTTTTTGTTAAAGTCATCCTGGATGAGTTCTTTCACAACCTCTTTATCCATGATAAGGTTTACCAGCGAGATGTATTTTAACGTGATAATACGCTTTGCGATCTGGTACGAAATCCATCCGCCCTTGTAGCAAACCACTTCCGGTACTTTGAACAATGCAGTCTCTAACGTAGCCGTTCCCGAGGTGACCAAAGCTGCGTATGCAATGCTCAGAAGGCCATAGGTTTTATTTGAAATGAACTTTACATTGCTATTGTTGAGGAACGGCTCATAAAAAGAATATTCCTGCGACGGCGCTCCGGCAATGACGAACTGGTAATCCGGGAAATCATCGGTTACAGAAAGCATTACCGAAAGCATCTTGATTATTTCCTGCTTCCTGCTTCCCGGCAGCAGTGCGATGACCGGCCTTTCGTCCAGTCCGTGCTCTTTTTTGAAAGCTTCCGGATCGGTTTTCTCGCGGTTGTGTATGGCATCTATCAGGGGGTGCCCCACAAATTCAACAGCAAAATTATGCTTGTTTTCGTAAAAGTTTTTTTCAAAGGGCAGTATGATATACATGTGGTCCACATCGCGGCGGATGGCCTTGATGCGGTTCTCTTTCCATGCCCATATCTGCGGGGAAATATAGTAATGTGTTTTGATGCCCAGCTCTTTTGCCCATTTCGCAATACGCATGTTGAAGCCGGGATAGTCGATAAAAATAATTACATCCGGTTGGAAGGAAAGAATATCCTGCTTGCAGAACTTTATGTTGTTCAGTATAGTCCTAAGGTTTTGCACCACTTCGGCAAAGCCCATAAACGCCAGTTCGCGGTAGTGCTTTACCAGCGTGCCCCCGGCAGCCTGCATGAGGTCGCCGCCCCAAAAACGAATATCCGCGTGTGGGTCTTTCTTAAAAAGTTCCTTCATCAGGTTTGACCCGTGCAGGTCGCCCGATGCTTCGCCGGCTATAATGTAATATTTCATTGCCTGTTGTTTACGGTTTCAAAAGTAGTGTTTATTTGGGACTTGAAAAAAGGAGTTCCATCCTCCAATAAAAAATGCCCCACAAAAGCAGGGCATCTAAATAAGATTTGACAGGTATTAATTACTGTTTGGTAAATACCAGTGTAGCATCAATGCTGTCAGAAGTTGTCTGCCCGTTTACGGTTACTTCCACTTCATAAAAGTCAGGTACCAGTGCTGTAAGCGTATTTCCATTTTGGGTGTAAACAGTAGTATCATTGTCGCCCTCATAGTTCACGGTAACAGTTACTTTGTTGCCATTTACGCTATACTCGCCATCTGCCTCTGCAGTGAAGCAGGCATCCCCCAGCATAGGCGCACTAAGGAAATTAGCAACCGTGTGGTTAGCGCCAAACTGAAGGTAGGAATCTGTAAAGCACGCGCCGCCTTCTGTGATAAGGTTGGTAGAAGATACACCATCATCATTGCCGTCAACAGCATGAGAAGCGGTTACCGCAGTAAGCATCCATTTTCCGGATACAGTAGCATTGTTGTTTGTAGTATTGTTGTCATCGTCTGAACACGACAAAGCTGTAAAAGCTGCAGCTGCAAAAGCTACCATTGTAAGTTTTTTCATAGTTTGAAATTAATTTTTTTTTGTTAATGCCAAACAAGCTTGCAACAAGCGTGCCATTAAAAGTAATTTAATTTTTAAATTTTTGGCATAATCTCAATTTTTTAGGTTAAATAACTAAAAAACAGCATTATTAAGCAGTTGATTTCTTTTTAACAAATCAATACCTGATTAAATTTTTAATAAGCTGTACTGCTTTTTCAAACTTTTCATCAAAGCTTCCGCCGATCTCAATGTAGGGGATTTTATTGTCGTCTAATGTTTTTCTGTGCGAAAGGTCCAGCAGGCGGACCTGAGCTTCGTTGAGCCTCGAACCATCCTGGAAATACCCACTGTTGTTGGTAAGATAAATGCAGAGGCCGGCCTTGTTCGCTTCACAAACAGTATCGCTAACATGAAGCTCTTCCCCAAAAGTAAATTGCGCGTACGACCTGGTGATATGTACGTCAGTATCAATGATAATAAGCGGGCAGTTGCCTTTTTCGGCTTCATTTATCCTGCGGGCATGTTCAATAGCGGTTTTATGAAGGTCGGCCATAGTAAAGGAATTCGAGTTGGGGATAATGTCCCGCCCCGCTTCGTTTACCAATATACAGCCGAAGTGTGCCGAAAGCCTTTGTGCCAATGTGGTCTTGCCGGCAGATTCCGTACCCAGTATCGTAATTTTAAAAGCATAATAAGGCTTCACGCTATCGGGCAAATAATCCCACCATTCAAAAACGTTGTTGCGTATGAGCGTTGCGGAAACGGGATACAGCTGTTTCGGGATATCGAACGGGATGTGCCTGATACCCATGAATTCCGCGACATAATCGCCGTAAGGCTCTGAAGTGATAAGCAGGGAATGATCGGGGAATAGATTGCTGAATACCGGCGCCCAGATAGCCGATACTTCTTTTGATGAAGCTGAAGTATTGGGAAAATCGGATTCTTTGTATTCGAAGCTAAGGACTTCAATAGTATTAATTTCGCTAAAGGTCGCACTGATCCAGCGTTTGCGTGCTTCAGCGGGGATATCTTCCTTATCGCTGCAGCAAACCAGTACAGATACAAAATCGGACTTTGTCAATGCAAACCGTATCATCGCTTCATGGCCTTTGTGGAACGGAAGGAATTTCCCGAAAACGAACGCTTTAACCATGCCTCAGTTTTTTATGCCAGTTGTACAATCCATAAGAAGCCAATCCAAAGAAAACCACGTATTCGAGCGAAAGGAAATAAACGCTCTTGGCATAATACACGGCAATACTGGCAATGTTTACCATAAGCCACAGGTACCAGTTCTCTAATTTCTTTTGTGCCAAAAGCGTTGTTGCCGTAATGCTCGCTACCATAATAAACGAATCGGCGTACGGATAAGCGGCCGGTATTTTGAAATACTGCGGCCGGTATTCGTGGATGTGCGAGAATAGATAGCCTGTAATTATGGTTGTGCCTATTACTATGGCTATTGTAAGTAGCCTGCCATTTTTTGACAGGATTGTAATATCCTTATTGTCTTTTTTCCGGTTCCAATAGTACCACCCGTAGAGCGTGACGATGAAAAAATAGATTTGCAGGAACATATCGGCATAAAGCTGCACCTGGTAAAAAAGCACGAACAGGAATACCGCATTGAGCGTGCCGGTAGGCCAGGTGAGGATGCTTGCACGCGATGCATAATATACCGATACCAGTCCGCTCAGCGTGGCGAGCAGTTCAATATAGCTGATTGGGTAGCCGCAAATTTCGCCTATAATATTCGATATGTCGAAAATAGCTATCACAGGTGGTACACTAAGGATGCGTAAACGTTCACGGGTGCCTGCACAAAATATTTTTTGGTGCCGTCGGTCTCTACATAACCATTGTTGAAATATTTCGTGTTGGTAATGTTATTAGCAAAAACAGCAGCTTCCAGTTTCCCGAAAGTGTAACCGGCACGGGCATTCAGCAGGAAATAGCCATCTATCTGTGCGCTGTTGGCAAAGTCGATATACGATTTATCCTGGTAGCGGCCGGTAAGCGATAAAGAAAGCTTTTCAAAGGTGTAAGCTGCTTCCTGGTTGATAATGAACTTAGGGCTCAGTATCGGGCTGAACGATTCGTCCTGCTCTTTGATGCGGCTGTGGTTCCAAGAAGAATTGTTGATAAACGTAAAGCTGCCCATTTTATAGGAAGCGCTTAGCTCCACCCCGGCACGGATGCTTTGTTTTACGTTGTTGGTCAGCGCCAGCCCATTCGGGCCGAATTTCCCGTCGAGCACGATCTCGTTCTCAAAATCCATATAATAGGCATTCGCATCAATGCGCCAGTTGCCTTTATTGTAGCGTATTCCCAGTTCGTGGTCGGTTACCTGCTCGGCTTTTTTAATGAACAGAAGGGCGTTGCCGTTGTCGTCGGCCAGGAGGTCGTCGCTTCCGCCAAAGATATCGTTGCGGGTAGGCTCCCTTTTGGTTCTTCCGACACTGTAATATAAGGTTGTCCCGGCAGATGGCTGGTAGCTCAGGCCCGCCTTTGGGTTGAAGAAATCCCATTTCATGGCATCAAAAGGAACCGCACCGTCATAGCTAAATTCTACATGGCGGTATTGCAGGTCGGCAAAAAGGGTAAACCTGTTTATGCTATAGCTCGCTTTCGTAAAAATGCTTTCTTCGTGCTTACGGCCTGTGTTTTCATACAGCTCGCCTAATGTCCTCTCACTCCCGGTATGCCTGCGGCTGTAGGTATTGGCGTGGATGCCCGTTGTACAACTGAGGTTATTTTTGGTAAAAGTATAATTCGAAAATACCCCTGTGAGATTGGACAGGAATGCATAATTGTACAATTCTGTCGATGGCGGGTAGCCGTAATTATTGGGGTCGAAATCATAATTGCCTTTCAGAAAGGTATAATATACGGAAGATTGCAAGGTAGAGGCGTTGCTTATACGCCAGGTATTGAGCACCTGCGACATTGCCTGTAAAAAATGGTCGTCTTCATTGTTGTTCACATTCGTGCGCCTGTCTTTAGCGATAAGCGAATCGGCAACGCCAAGCCACGCCAGCTGGTTTCGCTGCTGCCCGGCAAGGAGGTTGATCTTCCAGTCCGACCTTTTTCGGAAAAGCCCGCCGCTCAGGAAAGCCGACTGCGACTTGTTGGAA
Above is a genomic segment from Flavobacterium album containing:
- a CDS encoding C40 family peptidase, translating into MKNLRPLTLVLFLIASFTASAQIVTSKKEAQKKGIYSYTEKQASKPAPAIDKAAVMKEVASLNDRDVVAYEPVQKKDISKGGPRKSEIERTRTNPIKNGTVIIDEATDPDFTPEPSESYLAVQIVNNAADFIGVRYRAGGTTKAGMDCSGMVYATFQIFGITLPRSSAGMAGAGRVVQLSEVKRGDLLLFKNSHNRRGINHVGIVSEVTEEGEVLFIHSSTSSGVMVSSMNEPYNARTFVQANRVIEEE
- a CDS encoding thioredoxin family protein, with the protein product MKKILLALFIGLGTLAVQAQEIKWMSMDEALAAQKKKAKPIFMDVYTDWCGPCKMLDKNTFHDPAVVKYISENYYAVKFNAEGQSDITYKGKKYSNPGFVEGRSGRNAVHEFAAFLQVRAYPSMIVFDAKGEVKAPIVGYYQPEQLLEALKK
- a CDS encoding lipocalin family protein gives rise to the protein MKKLTMVAFAAAAFTALSCSDDDNNTTNNNATVSGKWMLTAVTASHAVDGNDDGVSSTNLITEGGACFTDSYLQFGANHTVANFLSAPMLGDACFTAEADGEYSVNGNKVTVTVNYEGDNDTTVYTQNGNTLTALVPDFYEVEVTVNGQTTSDSIDATLVFTKQ
- the lpxB gene encoding lipid-A-disaccharide synthase; translated protein: MKYYIIAGEASGDLHGSNLMKELFKKDPHADIRFWGGDLMQAAGGTLVKHYRELAFMGFAEVVQNLRTILNNIKFCKQDILSFQPDVIIFIDYPGFNMRIAKWAKELGIKTHYYISPQIWAWKENRIKAIRRDVDHMYIILPFEKNFYENKHNFAVEFVGHPLIDAIHNREKTDPEAFKKEHGLDERPVIALLPGSRKQEIIKMLSVMLSVTDDFPDYQFVIAGAPSQEYSFYEPFLNNSNVKFISNKTYGLLSIAYAALVTSGTATLETALFKVPEVVCYKGGWISYQIAKRIITLKYISLVNLIMDKEVVKELIQDDFNKKNIREELQKLLTPEYRRNLLKQYDLLEERLGGIGASEKTASLIIKHLT
- a CDS encoding ComEC/Rec2 family competence protein → MKVLKYPVIAITFFLALGILAGYYLSPAPGFLYALLGSVFALLLTSYFLAKKDLIQKPYFGITSWLFAFVMGMLVQMLHYPPNQKLHYTNSLTNDIPVLKTVVSERLKPNAYSEKYYFDVLSANGKPATGKLLVTVPKDSLGRLLHAGDAFIIADELQPIPAAMNPGQFDYAAYMAKQGVFHQVRLKDNFVKAGQIDSFDAYVGQLRETLIHSFDIHNYSAETRNVINALLLGQRQDMDQETSDNYTNAGVLHILAISGLHFSMLFLILTTLFKPLNRLRRKGELLQLIVILALLWGFAFITGLSASVVRSVVMFSFIMIGQYHTRNANIYNSIAVSMLVLLLAKPMFLFDVGFQLSYVAMFSIVWLQPIYKKTGRSGYLIINYAIDTVLISLAAQIGVLPLSLYYFHQFPLLFLLANLVVIPLSNVVLVTGLIVLLLNFIAPPVAIIVGSVLEWLIVAMNSFIAWIASFDSLVLKDIPFTLLLNVSLYAVIILMVLWLYKKTYRRTAALLVSVLVFQSIYTITVWDSKSHDELIVFNNRKSTLLAERISSRIMILSEDSLALKNFNIRSYRKGNFASEVILKPIQNVLWHKGSKVLIIDSTAAYSPAMKPDVLLLIHSPKVNFERLLAELHPKQVVADATNYKTYVARWKATCQKQKIPFHATAEKGSYGIK
- a CDS encoding AAA family ATPase; protein product: MVKAFVFGKFLPFHKGHEAMIRFALTKSDFVSVLVCCSDKEDIPAEARKRWISATFSEINTIEVLSFEYKESDFPNTSASSKEVSAIWAPVFSNLFPDHSLLITSEPYGDYVAEFMGIRHIPFDIPKQLYPVSATLIRNNVFEWWDYLPDSVKPYYAFKITILGTESAGKTTLAQRLSAHFGCILVNEAGRDIIPNSNSFTMADLHKTAIEHARRINEAEKGNCPLIIIDTDVHITRSYAQFTFGEELHVSDTVCEANKAGLCIYLTNNSGYFQDGSRLNEAQVRLLDLSHRKTLDDNKIPYIEIGGSFDEKFEKAVQLIKNLIRY
- the pnuC gene encoding nicotinamide riboside transporter PnuC produces the protein MIAIFDISNIIGEICGYPISYIELLATLSGLVSVYYASRASILTWPTGTLNAVFLFVLFYQVQLYADMFLQIYFFIVTLYGWYYWNRKKDNKDITILSKNGRLLTIAIVIGTTIITGYLFSHIHEYRPQYFKIPAAYPYADSFIMVASITATTLLAQKKLENWYLWLMVNIASIAVYYAKSVYFLSLEYVVFFGLASYGLYNWHKKLRHG
- a CDS encoding peptide MFS transporter encodes the protein MDKTTTQKGHPTGLWYLFGTEMWERFGYYLMLGIFSLYMIDGWNNGGMGFDAGKKSDIYGTYLGLVYLTPFIGGLLADRVLGYRRSIILGGLMMALGYFLLSIHDITSFYAGLFFIILGNGFFKPNISTLVGNLYSTEELKHKKDSGYNIFYMGINVGAFICNFVAAYMRLNFGWNFAFIAAGVGMLIGVIIFLSGTKHIRHVDVIKPLQAGDMPTTKILGSTILPMFVFGILGYLIPDNILGSDTNDAFIFGCVPVILFFIYLWFKSSGLEKRAIAALLAVFACVILFFAIFHQNGDALTVWAEDYTDREMPESVATVADKVDMAQTVENNAIVQLDDAAFKAKMEQLTAEEKAMPEVTKEEIAAKKEKSKIIAGYESSRKYFQNLGADKVPAQGSNLKLYSTELYQSINPMWVIVLTPILVGVWGFLRKRKKEPSTPTKIALGLLITALSALVMVGAVYATNGLSMKASSWWLIASYGVITLGELCLSPMGLSLVSKLSPPRITALMMGGFFLAISVGNKLAGMLSSLWEKIPEKQNYFYLNFGLVLGAAIMLFLMLKWLNGVMRENNVN
- a CDS encoding peptide MFS transporter; the encoded protein is MEISNHKIELEKIQDFKGKYPKQLWYLFLVEMWERFTFYGMRALLGLYISHLILTADYKPLEPAELEAKKIEFQKQNHEELTKDHPRYYIETSQLKYKDAAESRSNKQYGLIQAFIYAMAFVGGMFADKIFGFRKSVFWGGILMAIGTFTMALPGAFPFYLGVSILIVGNGFFKPNISTMVGALYRPGDPRRDAGFSLFYSGINIGALLSGLTIAYIGTSVSWSLGFALAGVCMLCGLALFMFTQKTLGPIGLPPVPEKLKEKKAGISRNMWVYILSIVFMPFFFVLVYFPFDIDFTFLFGQDTNDAGELVPYMVQFSDLFMISIAVIIFGFLVYTMFNVAKEEKSKMFVAVVLILFSVLFWSFFEQGGGSLNFFAIGNVDSHGLNMTQVNNSVNALWVVLAAPLVGMLWIALNKRKAEPNTVVKFGLGFVFLGLGFLVFYFSKFMANDGGYTPLWTFVFAYLVITIGELCLSPIGLSMVTKLTPNRLHGVMMGTWFLASAYGQYGAGLIGSALAKVDTSIKNPTNLDKLEQYTNGYQSIAYIAIGAGIVLLLISPILKKQMKGAG